gCCTATTTAGGATACTATTTTctctcaaattttaaaatatatagtatattataacaaatatgaaaGGTGAATGTGtgagttttataataagtaaatgacTAACATACTTTTAACATAAACTGTTTTGATTAAGTTAGTTCATGTTGCAATTAAAAATGGTACCTAACTTTAGAATTGAAAAATCGTTCTCTCCAAGTATCAAAGACCTAATATCACATTATTAGTGCTAGACATAAAATAGAAGCAATATCACTAGTGGCTTTATGCGTAGTTACTAATTtaacaagttaatatttaGCCCTATTCTAGTAATTTAGTACTGTATGGTTAACAAtatgttcaattattttataaatgaataaaatactaacattttattttatatcaataaatataaatagcaatattaatgattttaaatgattcaataaactaaaatttagattttatattgaacaactttatatgaatgtttaaacttaaaacagattaataaaatatgaattttaaattaaaatgctttatttatattcagtccattacatatacaaataaattctttattttattaatatattaaatttaaaattatttatatattatcaaaaaaattaatagaaataggatgcaaaataaaaaaatttaaataaactacaaaacatatagatatagtgtgattttttaatcataaaactgcaaatatttatagctaattaatttttttatggttttttttagcAATAATGGAATCatttaagttgtataataaaagattaaattattaacatattttttaaaaggttttcacattttttaatggtatcatcttttattttatatataaatattaatttaatagaaaaagtttttaaatttgattatcattaaaaattaagaagaCGCGTTTGATGTGAAACTAATTGATaccactttataatatttataatactgaactgtaaatttgtaaataacaaaatgtttactaaaacaaaattctaaaaacatttgtttattcataaatattatttggttaatgataaaataatcaccctgtatatattgttttctaatttaataattaaaatatacaaattaaattaattttaatgagtcattatatttaattacgaaGTAAATCATCAATATAAAACTTACCACTTTTGTTAGATTTTTGTTTACGGTATTTAGCAGCAGGACCCCAAATACGAACTGTACAATCATCCGAAACAGATGCAAGCATTTGATGATAAACAGGGTTCCAACTAACACATGTAACTGCTCTTGTATGACCAGTTAATGTTGCTATTGGTAGTTCATGCTTAATGTGCCACAAATATACTTTGTTATCTacaacaatacattatttttatcatatacaaatttaattttataaaatgacaaaCCTTCACTCCCACTAGCAATAAAATCATGATTAACACCACCAAAACAACTATGTATTGAAAAATGGCCCTGTGTAACTCCTTGAAATTTTCTTACTAAACACTTATCTTGGAGATCCCATAAATGAACACCTTGTGATACAACATTTAGGAGTGCAAGACGATCAGTTTTATTAACTGTGAATGACATTATAGGATGATCTTCTTGTATTCTATTTAAACATGAACCATATTTagacataaatattgaatacatgtTTTGCTTTACTTACAAATTTTGATCACTTAGCTCATCAAAATTGTATGAGCGAATTCGTTGACGTGTATCTGCTGCCAACACAGTTTTCCCATCAGATCGACACCAAAGACAATTTACACGAACACCTTCCCATGAATCTAACACAGAACCTTCTAAATCctacaatgtatttataattaaattaaaattattataaaagcactatataagttaacattatttattgatttatgtatttatttacacattgATAAAATTGTCCTCGGATTCCTCCACATACAAATTTTTGGCCATCTTTATGCCAAGAACAGGCAGTTAACGAATCGTCTGACGAATGTGAGAGTTTTAATCTCAAAACACCAGTATTAACATTCCACACCCATAAGTCGGGACAGTCTTCTGGCCCACAAGCCATGAGAAGTTCGCCATCTGGAGACCATGAAAGGTAACTAACTCCATATGAATGGCCATCTAAAGTGATTGATTGTTCTACAGTTAATGTTTCCTGTAACAAATAGTATTGTGAACATATAACaagtaagaaattattttttaacatactgGATCaacgtcatatattataatggatgcATCTTTTGAGCCAGTtgctaatttttttccattaggTGAAAACCGACAAAACCATACTTCATCACAATGTTCAGTTAATATTTGGACGGTTTCACATGGAATTTGTTCTCTGCAATAAGAATAATgtctttttttacataatatacaaatacataattataatattattttaaaacataaattacttacaatGAACACTTATGGTCAGTAAGTAAGGAAACAGTTTCAATGGAATCATCAAATGTTGTATTATGGAATAAACATTGTTTTCTTTGCAGTTCTACTGCCTGAGTCAATAACATATGTAAcctaaaataagaaaaaaataatttaattaaaaaaagaagaaaaccagtaataatatatataatttattaattttcacataatacctaataagtttttttttattataattaaactaaccTGAAACGTGTGaatctttaaaattcaaaaaccattataacattatgtgaGGTACCCCCTAGCCCTACTCTAAAAAATTTCACCATTTTAACAAAAGacatttatttgtgtatgtgtataatagtatCTTTATTTATGAGTGTTTTTAAGTGCAAATTTATACATTGCATATTCAcccataaaataactatttttactcaaaattttttttgatattttgttataattaaaaaataaataacaatagatatatggaattttgatattataattttcattatttgataaaattttaactctttttcagctaagtatttttaaaatatttctactctttttgtgtaatttacagaattttaaaatgcatgaaaattgcataaaagaactaacaaaagttattaatgcaaatataatattatgtaaaaacatttgaaattcaaattttgaaaaaaaaaatcttcaataGCGAAATGTTCAAATCGTTTTGCAGttgataattgtatttataaatttgtaaaatgaaacaattcatataattagaGCTTTAAAATGTACTATCTGTATCATTTAACACAATAAGAATATAAGCTAAAAGTAACAAATATGACTGGCtaacattattttgatgaaaGAAGCCAATAAATTATGTCACTTCCAATGTCTACTAAATGattttgtacatatataacatacaaagTCACGACACCACTTGCACTTTAATTCTTGTTTTtgacctaacctaaccaagTATAGCTATGGAGGCCAAATGTTTAATGAGGAGATTAAAATGAGTACTTAGGTGgttgtaaaattgtttgtagacATTTAGCTAGTGACAAACTCatagtttttagttaaatgTCTGAATGTTCATACCaaactaaaaatctaaaaaaaacagaatataattttttcaaagacattttaaatttaaacttggataaagtttatatttaaagtataaataacaattaacaatattcattattttgttgtacttCAAAAACATTCTTCACTGGGACATTttctgtacattatttttttatacataaaataatactttcaaATACAATGTACtcggtaaaaaatatttcaatctaCCATATTACTTATAGTTGAATA
The DNA window shown above is from Aphis gossypii isolate Hap1 chromosome 2, ASM2018417v2, whole genome shotgun sequence and carries:
- the LOC114131828 gene encoding WD repeat-containing protein 26, with the protein product MLQPTNGCLQHNGSVDQPSSSSTVNGSANGDAQEPSDSCNIKGRSSQEIVRLIGQHLKLIGLNQTAEVLMQESGCRLEHPAATQFRHHVMDGEWHKVSADLNELQALVGNSCQYFSDMKFLICEQKYLEYLEDGKVLDALHVLRNELTPLQHNIDKVHILSSYMMCSGRDELMKRANWEGKGHKSRTLLMDMIQQFLPPHIMLPPKRLHMLLTQAVELQRKQCLFHNTTFDDSIETVSLLTDHKCSLEQIPCETVQILTEHCDEVWFCRFSPNGKKLATGSKDASIIIYDVDPETLTVEQSITLDGHSYGVSYLSWSPDGELLMACGPEDCPDLWVWNVNTGVLRLKLSHSSDDSLTACSWHKDGQKFVCGGIRGQFYQCDLEGSVLDSWEGVRVNCLWCRSDGKTVLAADTRQRIRSYNFDELSDQNLIQEDHPIMSFTVNKTDRLALLNVVSQGVHLWDLQDKCLVRKFQGVTQGHFSIHSCFGGVNHDFIASGSEDNKVYLWHIKHELPIATLTGHTRAVTCVSWNPVYHQMLASVSDDCTVRIWGPAAKYRKQKSNKSDINSDSGSPSKHM